Proteins from one Pyrobaculum neutrophilum V24Sta genomic window:
- a CDS encoding CRISPR-associated protein, translating into MTQCPREMITPGHGIIADALIMHGLIKILHIEGKMEGWAERRGERFAVCADRPELNWIDQWEPMELLEIAAEAKAKGKGEESEEEQVPYFGLVYDLYRSTVDRGNFPSWISDLREALYALKSDFDLSEEHREKRGEGRARPKKRGYYTLYLPLSGVYGKYVVENYGIRQSQYAVCATCFALSTLGYIYGTVKARVERRSSSGGGHDVFNLTFIPRGRTSLRTLMTLQRMAGLVEMRPGDLNELGAVVYMLSVGETIYAVRESVDILVWITQRAGNYFQRTVGVNIFRGDRLLEAIAQIKYRAPRWPKIARQLGSSLNVLGEYLAFGGDVYHVIRSVMADLGRKGGKLAELEGLAEALKKIG; encoded by the coding sequence ATGACCCAGTGCCCACGGGAGATGATCACGCCGGGCCACGGCATTATAGCCGACGCCCTCATCATGCACGGCCTCATCAAGATCCTCCACATCGAGGGGAAGATGGAGGGGTGGGCAGAGCGGCGAGGCGAGAGATTCGCCGTATGCGCCGACAGGCCTGAGCTGAACTGGATAGACCAGTGGGAGCCCATGGAGCTCCTCGAGATCGCCGCTGAGGCCAAGGCGAAGGGCAAGGGGGAGGAGTCAGAGGAGGAGCAGGTGCCCTACTTTGGCCTGGTGTACGACCTCTACAGATCCACAGTGGATCGGGGGAACTTCCCCAGCTGGATCTCCGACTTGAGAGAGGCGCTGTATGCGCTCAAGTCGGACTTCGACCTCTCCGAGGAGCACAGGGAGAAGAGGGGGGAGGGCCGCGCCCGCCCAAAGAAACGCGGGTACTACACGCTTTACCTCCCTCTCTCGGGGGTCTACGGCAAATACGTCGTGGAGAACTACGGCATAAGGCAGTCCCAGTACGCGGTCTGCGCCACGTGCTTCGCCCTCAGCACCCTGGGCTACATCTACGGCACCGTAAAGGCGCGGGTGGAGCGGAGGTCCTCATCCGGCGGGGGACACGACGTCTTCAACCTCACGTTTATCCCAAGGGGGAGGACGTCGCTGAGGACCCTCATGACGCTCCAGAGGATGGCTGGGCTCGTAGAGATGCGGCCGGGGGATCTAAACGAGCTGGGGGCGGTGGTGTACATGCTGTCGGTCGGCGAGACCATATACGCGGTGAGAGAGAGCGTGGACATCCTCGTCTGGATCACCCAGAGGGCCGGCAACTACTTCCAGAGGACCGTCGGGGTCAACATATTCAGAGGCGACAGACTGCTGGAGGCCATCGCCCAGATCAAGTACAGAGCCCCCAGGTGGCCCAAGATAGCGAGGCAGCTCGGTAGCTCCCTAAACGTCCTAGGCGAGTACCTCGCCTTCGGCGGCGACGTGTACCACGTCATTAGGTCGGTGATGGCCGACTTGGGGAGGAAGGGGGGCAAGCTGGCCGAGCTGGAGGGCCTCGCGGAAGCCCTTAAAAAGATAGGCTAG
- a CDS encoding CRISPR-associated protein → MSCCAYFRGRDCLQTYEDHITQALEACERLRPYYGRWMEKAFGTADAAALAVEFHDLGKLARAYTAGNRARYRHEVLGAYFALRSVQTEARYYVAAAVALHHEPMILAAYAGELGERAIHVSTLRAMLKDSDLSLGCTPNYSYRPEVAAALREWASRPPTADDVADAFQELAVYLSGGAPQEVRVKRLRVAGLLHVLTVCDNWGARGRPGEGTFISRYMAASELGL, encoded by the coding sequence ATGAGCTGCTGCGCCTACTTCCGGGGGAGGGACTGCCTCCAGACCTACGAAGACCACATCACGCAGGCTCTGGAGGCGTGTGAAAGGCTGAGGCCCTACTACGGCCGCTGGATGGAGAAGGCATTTGGGACCGCCGACGCCGCCGCCCTAGCCGTGGAGTTCCACGACCTAGGCAAGCTCGCCAGGGCTTACACAGCCGGCAACCGCGCCAGGTATAGGCACGAGGTGCTGGGGGCCTACTTCGCGTTGAGGAGTGTACAGACGGAGGCAAGGTACTACGTGGCGGCGGCGGTCGCGCTCCACCACGAGCCCATGATCCTCGCCGCCTACGCCGGCGAGCTCGGCGAGAGGGCCATCCACGTCTCCACGCTGAGGGCCATGCTGAAGGACTCCGACCTGAGCCTCGGTTGCACCCCCAACTACAGCTACAGGCCTGAGGTAGCCGCGGCGCTGAGGGAGTGGGCAAGCAGACCGCCCACCGCCGACGACGTGGCCGACGCCTTCCAGGAGCTCGCCGTGTATCTTAGCGGCGGCGCCCCCCAGGAGGTGAGGGTCAAACGGCTGAGGGTGGCCGGGCTACTACACGTGCTGACCGTATGCGACAACTGGGGAGCGAGGGGCCGCCCAGGAGAGGGAACCTTCATTAGCAGATACATGGCGGCGAGCGAGCTGGGGCTATGA
- the cas3 gene encoding CRISPR-associated helicase Cas3': MTGRGLDTLVRELSLAWCRSKGEPSCAVREEVLAEQAKAAEGIERSDGVILLKAPTGFGKTEIWTAPFFAQWLRGEWFAPRLYVVEPMHALLRQMKRRMEVYAQAVQGLGLPRLNVAEDHGEVAKPLFLYGGHIVLTTVDSLAYGYLARRVQRWREEGVERGRYSMPAGLLASAYIVLDEAHLIQDEAYLGPRVLGKIVCDLASAGAKVVISTATVPETFLKHIPCLGGRLTLGSGTVRRNVEVERRKGVLKAEEIECGRPTIVIVNTIERARRIYKQVRCGKKAVVHSLMRREDRERQLSRVLADGKVAEDAVLIGTQALEVGLDFSNLRALYTETAPVDALIQRIGRVGRDGGKAEAYIYEAEGDAPYPQTLMQATREALEEELRGGAALTSWEDAQRAVDRVYNEKAVEELMTRGLAWYGQALGYLQELSLFSYPPRGEVRIRPSSYITLVIADVKQDGDKGRYITEEDVERGAMKMSYTSREDPRINALLQKVSTAYTVRGIATAKDETLYYLSELRGGWDGVEVVVVDRRDVEELYDEAGLDVAQLSGGGQKRRGRGRRRR, encoded by the coding sequence ATGACTGGTAGAGGGCTTGACACGCTGGTGAGGGAGCTGAGCCTGGCGTGGTGTAGGTCGAAGGGGGAGCCCAGCTGCGCCGTGAGGGAGGAGGTCCTCGCGGAGCAGGCCAAGGCGGCTGAGGGGATCGAGAGGTCAGACGGCGTGATCCTCCTCAAGGCGCCGACGGGCTTCGGAAAGACCGAGATCTGGACAGCGCCGTTTTTCGCCCAGTGGCTTAGGGGGGAGTGGTTCGCGCCCAGGTTGTACGTCGTCGAGCCCATGCACGCCCTCCTTAGGCAGATGAAGAGGAGGATGGAGGTCTACGCCCAGGCCGTCCAAGGCCTGGGGCTCCCGAGGCTGAACGTCGCTGAGGACCACGGCGAGGTGGCGAAGCCCCTCTTCCTATATGGGGGGCACATAGTCCTCACCACGGTCGACTCGCTGGCCTACGGCTACCTCGCGAGGCGGGTGCAGAGGTGGCGGGAGGAGGGCGTGGAGAGGGGGAGGTACAGCATGCCCGCGGGCCTACTCGCAAGCGCCTACATTGTCCTAGACGAGGCCCACCTCATACAGGACGAGGCCTACCTAGGCCCCAGGGTGCTGGGGAAGATAGTCTGCGACCTGGCCTCCGCCGGCGCCAAGGTCGTCATATCCACCGCCACGGTCCCCGAGACCTTCCTCAAGCACATCCCGTGTCTCGGCGGGAGGCTGACGCTTGGGTCCGGCACTGTCAGAAGAAACGTGGAGGTGGAGAGGAGGAAGGGGGTCCTCAAGGCGGAGGAAATCGAATGCGGCAGGCCCACCATCGTCATTGTGAACACGATAGAGAGGGCCCGGCGCATCTACAAACAGGTGAGGTGCGGGAAGAAGGCCGTGGTGCACTCGTTGATGAGGAGGGAGGACAGGGAGAGGCAGCTGAGCAGGGTGCTGGCGGACGGAAAGGTGGCCGAGGACGCGGTGCTGATTGGGACCCAGGCGCTTGAGGTGGGGCTCGACTTCTCCAACCTAAGGGCGCTCTACACCGAGACGGCCCCCGTAGACGCGCTGATACAGCGCATTGGGAGGGTGGGGAGAGACGGGGGTAAGGCGGAGGCCTACATCTACGAGGCCGAGGGAGATGCCCCCTACCCGCAGACCCTCATGCAGGCCACGCGCGAAGCCCTTGAGGAGGAGCTACGGGGAGGCGCCGCGCTGACGTCTTGGGAAGACGCACAGAGGGCCGTGGACAGAGTGTACAACGAGAAGGCCGTGGAGGAGCTCATGACGAGGGGGCTGGCGTGGTACGGCCAAGCGCTCGGCTACCTGCAGGAGCTGTCCCTCTTCTCCTACCCGCCCAGAGGAGAGGTGAGGATAAGGCCCTCCAGCTACATCACGCTTGTTATTGCCGACGTGAAGCAGGATGGGGATAAGGGGCGCTACATCACGGAGGAGGACGTGGAGAGAGGCGCGATGAAGATGAGCTACACCTCCAGAGAGGACCCCAGGATTAACGCCCTGCTCCAGAAGGTATCCACCGCATATACGGTGAGGGGGATCGCCACGGCGAAGGACGAGACTCTCTACTACCTAAGCGAGCTCCGGGGGGGCTGGGATGGGGTTGAGGTGGTTGTGGTGGACAGGAGGGACGTGGAGGAGCTGTACGACGAGGCGGGGCTCGACGTGGCGCAGCTCAGCGGCGGAGGCCAGAAGAGGAGGGGGAGGGGGCGGAGGAGGCGATGA
- the cas5a gene encoding type I-A CRISPR-associated protein Cas5a, protein MHYYLIEARAPLYSVKVVDVYQVASAYPLPTPHAVVGALGAAMAHAGMCRGSRCMKEAEGLVVAARPAAVGELAKFPAVLWRTRGVLEDKSLPAGLEDYAGARDAMVREYVYAHAVKILLVTRERVPQHVIRLVARLGDSESYVSVVDVLEGKPRECGGLVNVAVRAAKARRGSYTLYRALDERGNRELFAYPLVEEGGVYRRGGVEVGSKVLCLGEAVFPEGDDW, encoded by the coding sequence ATGCACTACTACCTGATCGAGGCCAGGGCGCCTCTGTACTCGGTGAAGGTGGTGGACGTCTATCAGGTGGCCTCCGCATATCCGCTTCCCACGCCGCACGCCGTCGTGGGGGCGCTGGGGGCGGCCATGGCCCACGCCGGCATGTGCCGGGGTTCGCGGTGTATGAAGGAGGCGGAGGGGCTGGTCGTGGCGGCTAGGCCGGCGGCTGTGGGGGAGCTGGCCAAGTTCCCCGCGGTGTTGTGGAGGACGCGGGGGGTGCTCGAGGACAAGTCCCTCCCGGCGGGCCTTGAGGACTACGCGGGCGCCCGGGACGCTATGGTTAGGGAGTACGTCTACGCCCACGCCGTCAAGATACTGCTGGTCACCAGGGAGAGAGTGCCGCAACACGTGATTAGGCTTGTGGCGAGGCTCGGCGACAGCGAGTCCTACGTGTCGGTCGTCGACGTCCTGGAGGGGAAGCCGAGGGAGTGCGGGGGGCTTGTCAACGTCGCCGTGAGGGCGGCGAAGGCGAGGAGAGGTAGCTACACGCTCTACCGCGCCTTAGACGAGAGGGGGAACCGGGAGCTCTTCGCATACCCCTTGGTGGAGGAGGGCGGGGTCTACAGGCGCGGCGGCGTGGAGGTTGGTTCTAAGGTGCTCTGCTTAGGCGAGGCTGTGTTTCCGGAGGGAGATGACTGGTAG
- the cas7a gene encoding type I-A CRISPR-associated protein Cas7/Csa2: MRVAPPYVRAAGRFEAQLSVLTGAGNMGNYNMHAVAKVVHGGKAYEVPVLTGNALKHWHSVYLAEVYQDLGGKQLNEFCMKGVGLRGKNLGGDDASSEAEAIKDLCNDLHGFLLPDKQIKRDSLVRVSFAVPVLEEKNLEAASKFAVVHNRVDPFKRTQQVKSKEEQEGTEMMVFKQEYSSAVYGFAVAMDLGLSGVPLYQEGKSDVDDKERELRIKSALVALLRLFNGVGSKQARALPIARLRELVIAISDSPIPNLVHGAYPDYVARSAELLTAYLRAVGKKGVVLCYGVDCPRSNDVLECKKADTLDALFQEVLGRALPGGQPARR; this comes from the coding sequence ATGAGGGTGGCTCCCCCCTACGTTAGGGCCGCGGGCCGCTTCGAGGCGCAGCTGTCGGTCTTGACCGGCGCCGGCAACATGGGCAACTACAACATGCACGCCGTGGCCAAGGTGGTTCACGGCGGGAAAGCCTACGAAGTGCCCGTGTTGACTGGGAACGCTCTGAAGCACTGGCACTCGGTGTATCTGGCCGAGGTGTACCAAGACCTCGGGGGGAAGCAACTGAACGAATTCTGCATGAAGGGGGTGGGGCTGAGGGGGAAGAACTTGGGCGGCGATGACGCCTCCAGCGAGGCCGAGGCCATAAAAGACCTCTGCAACGACCTCCACGGCTTCCTCCTCCCTGACAAGCAGATCAAGCGCGACAGCCTCGTGAGGGTGTCCTTCGCTGTGCCGGTGCTGGAGGAGAAGAACCTCGAGGCGGCGAGCAAGTTCGCCGTGGTACACAACAGGGTGGACCCCTTCAAGAGGACGCAGCAGGTGAAGTCCAAGGAGGAGCAGGAGGGGACGGAGATGATGGTCTTCAAGCAGGAGTACTCATCGGCGGTCTACGGCTTCGCGGTGGCCATGGACCTCGGGCTCTCCGGGGTGCCGCTCTACCAGGAGGGAAAAAGCGATGTAGACGATAAGGAGAGGGAGCTGAGGATAAAGTCGGCGCTTGTGGCTCTGCTACGGCTGTTCAACGGAGTTGGCTCTAAGCAGGCGCGCGCTCTCCCCATCGCGAGGCTTAGGGAGCTGGTGATCGCAATATCGGACTCGCCCATCCCCAACCTCGTACACGGCGCGTATCCAGACTACGTCGCAAGGTCGGCGGAGCTCCTGACGGCGTATTTAAGGGCTGTGGGGAAGAAGGGGGTCGTGCTGTGCTACGGCGTCGACTGCCCGCGGAGCAACGACGTCCTTGAGTGTAAAAAGGCCGACACGCTGGACGCCCTATTTCAAGAGGTCCTTGGGAGGGCTCTGCCAGGGGGGCAACCCGCTAGGAGGTGA
- the csa3 gene encoding CRISPR-associated CARF protein Csa3 has product MVKTFFVYKVYISGCRWLAMRMGITVGFEHRFAVRALAKLGPADEYIFLYAYTGRGEDSRSESTVRELIAAFGRGTGFRVDLTKPGEALEQIYGLGLERVVLAGGPRLLVLLALLASLLRRSEVYVLPEYSAEPLDLTPLTAFCDLCRLSPAKLGVVASVSGRVGIDDVAQLVGRDSTTVARYLKDLSEAGVVKSLGGRRREYFVDPLLTTVARLMQNRAGSL; this is encoded by the coding sequence GTGGTGAAAACCTTTTTCGTCTACAAGGTTTATATCTCGGGTTGCAGGTGGCTTGCAATGAGGATGGGCATCACGGTGGGGTTTGAGCACAGGTTCGCGGTGCGGGCTCTCGCCAAGCTGGGGCCGGCTGACGAGTACATCTTTCTCTACGCCTACACCGGCAGGGGGGAGGACTCGAGGTCGGAGAGCACCGTGAGGGAGCTGATAGCCGCTTTCGGGAGGGGGACCGGGTTTAGGGTGGATCTGACCAAGCCCGGCGAGGCGCTGGAGCAGATCTACGGCCTGGGGCTGGAGAGGGTCGTGCTGGCGGGCGGTCCTAGGTTGCTGGTGCTCCTCGCCCTGCTGGCATCCCTCCTCCGGAGGTCCGAGGTGTACGTCCTCCCGGAGTACTCGGCGGAGCCCCTGGATTTGACCCCCCTCACCGCGTTCTGCGACCTCTGCAGGCTCAGCCCGGCGAAGCTGGGCGTAGTGGCTTCGGTAAGCGGGAGAGTGGGGATAGACGACGTGGCGCAGTTGGTGGGCCGGGACTCGACGACTGTTGCGAGGTACCTCAAGGACCTGAGCGAGGCGGGGGTTGTGAAGTCCCTCGGCGGCAGGAGGAGGGAGTACTTCGTCGACCCGCTCCTCACCACAGTTGCTCGTCTTATGCAAAACAGAGCCGGGTCTTTGTAG
- the cas4a gene encoding type I-A CRISPR-associated protein Cas4/Csa1 has translation MLTLLEIARLLRRAKVTQGPAEVSPELRGWAYDRQPVKPPAYLGLALSDFAYGYCPTGRSLYLKYVLGERPQPTKPLAEGQALHAVLFKALEDFRRYVYSGTPMSPPGEGMPEDLRAKAEALYRYIAVRLTGEYQHVLASRLARSRDAAAFYAAPIAAQIAVDGAPLGLSYVVADGVALGAVVEFKFGPSQNVDVALAGYAMAIEAEYGVPIDYGIHVQISIDGQVEYRATAYHLGDAPRAKFLEARDEAIDVVASARDPGPAPQCPKTCPYYSVCRS, from the coding sequence GTGTTGACACTCCTGGAGATCGCCCGCCTACTGAGGAGGGCCAAGGTCACCCAGGGCCCCGCCGAGGTTTCGCCGGAGCTGAGGGGCTGGGCCTACGACAGGCAGCCGGTCAAGCCCCCCGCCTACCTCGGCCTCGCCCTCTCCGACTTCGCCTACGGCTACTGCCCCACTGGGAGGAGCCTTTACCTCAAGTACGTGCTGGGGGAGAGGCCCCAGCCCACCAAGCCCCTCGCCGAGGGGCAGGCCCTACACGCCGTCCTCTTCAAGGCGCTGGAGGACTTCAGGAGGTACGTCTACTCGGGCACCCCCATGTCCCCCCCGGGCGAGGGCATGCCGGAGGACCTCAGAGCTAAGGCCGAGGCGCTGTATAGATACATCGCCGTTAGGCTCACCGGCGAGTACCAGCACGTCCTGGCCTCCCGCCTGGCCAGAAGCCGCGACGCCGCCGCCTTCTACGCCGCCCCCATAGCCGCCCAGATAGCCGTAGACGGCGCCCCCCTCGGCCTCAGCTACGTCGTGGCGGACGGCGTGGCGCTGGGGGCCGTGGTGGAGTTCAAGTTCGGCCCCAGCCAGAACGTCGACGTAGCGCTGGCCGGCTACGCCATGGCCATAGAGGCGGAGTACGGCGTCCCCATAGACTACGGCATACACGTCCAGATATCTATAGACGGGCAGGTGGAGTACAGAGCCACCGCCTACCACCTCGGCGACGCCCCCCGCGCCAAGTTCCTCGAGGCCAGAGACGAGGCCATCGACGTCGTCGCCTCCGCCAGAGACCCAGGCCCCGCCCCCCAGTGCCCCAAGACTTGCCCCTACTACAGCGTATGCAGGTCGTAG
- the cas1 gene encoding CRISPR-associated endonuclease Cas1, whose product MQVVVAAYGARIRARKGLLLVETKEGAREYPLHEVDEVLLLTGGISITTRALRALLAAGATVAVFSPRGEPLGIFMKPIGDATGAKRRCQYKAAEDGRGLQYAKSWVFKKMLGQRDNIKAWRRRLRGYSQYAESLAKALQALRDAASPHAVLEAEAAAAEAYWAAYREVTGFPGRDQEGRDPVNAGLNYGYGILKALVYKSLILAGLDPYVGFLHVDKSGRPSLALDFMEQWRPRVDAVVAKMADKLESEGGLLTRRSRLELAAAVLEELHAAKRPLSAEIHREARALARSICT is encoded by the coding sequence ATGCAGGTCGTAGTGGCCGCATACGGCGCCAGGATAAGGGCTAGGAAGGGCCTCCTCCTCGTGGAGACAAAGGAGGGCGCCAGGGAGTACCCCCTACACGAGGTAGACGAGGTCCTCCTACTCACCGGCGGCATATCCATAACGACGAGGGCGCTCAGGGCCCTCCTCGCCGCCGGGGCCACAGTCGCCGTCTTCAGCCCCCGCGGGGAGCCCCTGGGCATATTCATGAAGCCCATCGGAGACGCCACGGGGGCCAAGAGGAGGTGCCAGTACAAGGCGGCGGAGGACGGCAGAGGGCTACAGTACGCCAAGAGCTGGGTCTTCAAGAAGATGCTGGGCCAGAGAGACAACATCAAGGCCTGGCGCCGCCGCCTAAGAGGCTACAGCCAATACGCCGAGTCCCTAGCCAAGGCCCTACAGGCGCTGAGAGACGCCGCCTCCCCCCACGCTGTCTTGGAGGCCGAGGCGGCGGCCGCCGAGGCCTACTGGGCCGCCTACAGGGAGGTCACGGGGTTCCCCGGCAGAGACCAGGAGGGGAGAGACCCCGTCAACGCCGGCCTAAACTACGGCTACGGGATCTTGAAGGCCCTGGTCTACAAATCCCTGATCCTCGCCGGGCTGGACCCATACGTCGGCTTCCTCCACGTAGACAAATCCGGGAGGCCCTCCCTAGCGCTGGACTTCATGGAGCAGTGGAGGCCCCGCGTCGACGCCGTCGTGGCCAAGATGGCGGACAAGCTGGAGTCCGAGGGCGGCCTACTCACCCGCCGGTCCCGCCTGGAGCTGGCCGCCGCCGTCCTGGAGGAGCTCCACGCCGCCAAGAGGCCCCTCTCCGCCGAGATCCACAGAGAGGCCAGAGCTCTGGCGCGCTCCATATGTACATAA
- the cas2 gene encoding CRISPR-associated endonuclease Cas2 — protein sequence MYIIVVYDITENDVRAKVADILRAYGLARIQRSAYVGRLPPALVKELAERLARAVKGANADIAIFKVDKRAIETALRIPPRPPAGHAALH from the coding sequence ATGTACATAATAGTGGTGTACGACATAACGGAAAACGACGTCAGAGCCAAGGTGGCCGACATCCTAAGGGCCTACGGCCTAGCCCGCATCCAGCGCTCCGCCTACGTCGGCAGGCTCCCGCCGGCCCTCGTCAAGGAGCTCGCCGAGAGGCTCGCCAGAGCCGTAAAGGGGGCAAACGCCGACATAGCCATATTCAAGGTAGACAAGAGGGCCATAGAGACCGCACTGAGGATACCCCCCAGGCCCCCCGCGGGACATGCAGCCCTGCATTAA
- the cas4 gene encoding CRISPR-associated protein Cas4, with protein sequence MQPCINPSLIRQYLYCPMAAYYTATGAPEPPTLRMQKGRELQQEAAQAAAKALGAQKAEYAVHIAAPPLCGTVDAVLWINGRPSPLEVKAAARPRRIPIHHKAQAAAYTAMVQKRYGKAVTTAYIYYAESGHIAHIHITKDLQELLNYAVSRLQQILQGKPPVLNPNPAKCQNCWYRKWCSHLPTTVEKI encoded by the coding sequence ATGCAGCCCTGCATTAACCCAAGCCTAATACGGCAGTACCTCTACTGCCCCATGGCCGCCTACTACACCGCCACAGGCGCCCCGGAGCCCCCCACCCTCAGGATGCAGAAGGGCAGAGAGCTCCAGCAGGAGGCCGCACAAGCCGCCGCCAAGGCCCTAGGCGCCCAGAAGGCCGAATACGCCGTCCACATAGCCGCCCCGCCCCTCTGCGGCACGGTAGACGCCGTCCTCTGGATCAACGGAAGGCCAAGCCCCCTCGAGGTGAAGGCCGCGGCGAGGCCCCGCCGCATCCCCATACACCACAAGGCACAAGCCGCCGCCTACACCGCCATGGTGCAGAAACGATACGGAAAAGCCGTCACCACAGCCTACATATACTACGCCGAGAGCGGCCACATAGCCCACATCCACATCACCAAAGACCTACAAGAGCTGTTGAACTACGCCGTCTCGAGACTACAGCAGATACTCCAGGGAAAGCCGCCGGTCCTAAACCCAAATCCGGCGAAATGCCAAAACTGCTGGTACAGAAAATGGTGCAGCCACCTGCCAACAACAGTGGAAAAAATCTAG